The following are encoded in a window of Roseimaritima ulvae genomic DNA:
- a CDS encoding sensor histidine kinase, with the protein MLLHSKSKSLKTRIFISSGLMVMLCVLGNLLGWGGQQVLLQNFEAYERSDETSHDLLRLDRLAERLKFRAESYVHTGATPQLEMALTLNHDLLDGIADVQDEVSDPELSEILIHMRNHIDLFGQQLLLASDERRVRSEVLQQQLPAQEARVDQAFDRLEDSLASVGSGLWNEQVLEAEQSYAEARKHMLRYFIDPDTRASRAMVAALRRSRRQIDGLDWDQPVDPSSDLPSPAQRAAAATAQTNLVAELRELQTLSSRAIQATRGYLFYTNVVMAGEISEFVHYSNLLKQHVRRMLASQRETRDADVRKTRTLGLVTSLISVALAVGLAVYLSYVIFHPISQLTDTFWQLAEGSTIDAIPAAARHDEIGRMAAAAEVFSLKNRETRELLARSRKLSDELSRKAVALEESNLELDQFAYVASHDLKSPLRGLNSLAEWVQEDCGEMLPDESKSHLKLMQDRVRKMEMLLNDLLDYSRIGRQHQAPERVDLDKAVRAILEMTENPSGVEVVFPRPLPTLTTLKVPLQQVILNLVTNAIKYNDKGARGRVEVDCEQEGDYYRFSITDNGIGIDPKYHERIFQMYQRVAVHSADGTGMGLAIVKKQIERHGGRIEVLSDVGQGATFSFTWPNSIKAAARHVEPQLSH; encoded by the coding sequence ATGCTCCTCCATTCGAAATCCAAGTCGCTGAAAACGCGGATCTTCATCAGCAGCGGTCTGATGGTGATGCTGTGTGTGCTCGGCAATCTGCTGGGCTGGGGAGGCCAGCAAGTGCTGCTGCAGAACTTCGAGGCCTACGAACGCAGCGACGAAACGTCACACGACCTGCTGCGACTGGACCGCTTGGCGGAACGATTGAAGTTCCGCGCCGAAAGCTATGTTCACACCGGGGCCACCCCACAGCTCGAAATGGCGTTGACGCTCAACCACGATTTGCTGGACGGGATCGCGGACGTACAGGATGAAGTTAGCGATCCGGAATTATCCGAGATCTTGATCCACATGCGCAATCATATCGATTTGTTCGGTCAACAACTGCTGTTGGCTTCGGATGAACGGCGGGTACGCAGCGAGGTGTTGCAACAACAACTACCCGCCCAGGAAGCCCGGGTCGACCAGGCCTTTGACCGCTTGGAAGATAGTTTGGCAAGTGTCGGCAGTGGCCTCTGGAACGAGCAGGTACTGGAAGCTGAACAATCTTATGCCGAAGCTCGCAAACATATGCTCCGCTACTTCATCGATCCCGATACACGAGCTTCGCGGGCCATGGTGGCGGCGCTGCGGCGTTCGCGGCGACAAATCGACGGACTCGACTGGGATCAACCAGTGGATCCGTCCAGCGACCTACCATCGCCCGCCCAACGGGCCGCCGCCGCAACCGCCCAGACGAATCTGGTCGCCGAACTGCGAGAGCTTCAAACGCTGAGCTCACGGGCGATCCAAGCCACTCGCGGCTATCTGTTTTATACCAACGTGGTGATGGCCGGCGAGATTTCCGAGTTCGTGCACTACTCGAATCTGTTGAAGCAACACGTCCGGCGGATGCTCGCCAGCCAACGCGAAACCCGCGATGCGGACGTCCGCAAAACCCGCACCCTGGGGTTGGTCACCTCGCTGATTTCGGTCGCCTTGGCCGTCGGTCTGGCCGTGTATTTATCGTATGTGATCTTTCATCCGATCTCGCAGCTTACCGACACGTTTTGGCAACTTGCCGAAGGTAGTACGATCGATGCGATTCCGGCCGCGGCCCGGCACGATGAGATCGGCCGGATGGCGGCGGCCGCCGAAGTGTTCAGCTTGAAAAACCGTGAAACACGCGAACTGCTGGCACGCTCTCGGAAACTGTCGGATGAGCTGAGCCGCAAGGCGGTGGCGTTGGAGGAATCCAACCTGGAACTCGATCAGTTCGCCTATGTCGCCTCGCACGACCTCAAGTCGCCGCTGCGCGGTTTGAACTCGCTGGCCGAATGGGTGCAGGAAGACTGCGGGGAAATGCTGCCCGACGAATCCAAATCGCACCTTAAACTAATGCAGGATCGGGTGCGGAAAATGGAAATGCTGTTGAACGACCTACTGGACTACTCACGTATCGGTCGCCAACATCAGGCGCCAGAACGGGTGGACCTGGACAAGGCGGTCAGAGCGATTCTGGAAATGACGGAAAATCCCAGCGGCGTTGAGGTCGTCTTCCCCCGCCCCCTGCCTACGCTGACCACACTGAAAGTCCCCCTGCAACAAGTGATCCTGAACCTGGTCACCAATGCCATTAAATACAATGACAAAGGCGCCCGCGGTCGCGTCGAAGTCGATTGCGAACAAGAGGGAGACTACTACCGATTTTCGATCACCGACAACGGGATTGGAATCGACCCCAAGTATCATGAACGCATTTTTCAGATGTACCAGCGAGTCGCGGTGCACTCGGCCGATGGCACCGGGATGGGACTGGCGATCGTCAAAAAACAGATTGAACGACACGGCGGCCGGATTGAAGTGCTGTCGGACGTCGGCCAAGGCGCCACGTTTTCATTCACTTGGCCGAATTCCATCAAGGCAGCCGCGAGACACGTCGAACCGCAGTTGAGTCACTAA
- a CDS encoding molybdopterin-binding domain-containing protein, which yields MLLPWTCSICALRCDDVLLERAPQGIAVRPDCGLASEWIERLASGPRRKPAVRGREVTWEAALAAARSIVQDANRLAIRGSTPDVQTARAACELAAAAGAVLDFVSPPAAHTLAAAVSRDGLTTATLGDVRQHADRIVRIGRPNRRWPRLDERFTAGKPTLAVLPAIANHTAEASAAERQTQENLAQEDQTTADANTLCLQTGWLDWLRSVLLQLQTSPAQHTDVSPAAERLISFLRGGRYIALIIADDAWSGGEDAESGSWWLRLVERLGRDARCVLLLPDTNAAVRQTLLWRTGFSGPVTFSQHTPSLSPVAARCDAAVQLCPSFAATPASGAEPDSVDAGLPTVLLGDHATPDASIESAAVFLPVGWAGIDHAGTTVRGDGTVTLGLQPLPDTVLPHPNPHRAADVLAEFTNAIAHQERA from the coding sequence ATGCTATTGCCTTGGACTTGTTCGATTTGTGCGCTGCGTTGCGACGACGTGTTGCTCGAGCGTGCGCCGCAAGGCATCGCGGTCCGTCCCGACTGTGGCTTGGCCAGCGAGTGGATCGAACGACTGGCCAGCGGCCCGCGGCGAAAGCCGGCGGTGCGTGGTCGGGAGGTGACTTGGGAGGCGGCTTTGGCTGCGGCACGTTCCATCGTCCAGGACGCCAACCGCCTGGCGATTCGCGGCAGCACCCCGGATGTGCAAACCGCCCGGGCCGCCTGTGAGCTGGCCGCTGCGGCGGGCGCGGTGCTGGATTTTGTCTCTCCTCCCGCCGCTCACACGCTGGCCGCTGCGGTCTCCCGCGATGGCCTGACAACCGCCACGCTGGGCGACGTGCGGCAACACGCCGACCGCATCGTGCGGATCGGTCGCCCGAATCGCCGCTGGCCGCGACTGGACGAACGCTTTACCGCCGGCAAACCAACGCTGGCCGTGCTGCCAGCGATCGCCAACCACACCGCGGAAGCCTCCGCGGCGGAACGCCAGACGCAAGAAAATCTGGCGCAGGAAGACCAGACGACCGCGGATGCGAACACGCTGTGTTTGCAAACCGGTTGGCTGGACTGGTTGCGAAGCGTGTTGCTGCAGCTGCAAACATCGCCCGCGCAGCACACCGATGTCTCGCCGGCGGCCGAGCGTTTAATTTCCTTTCTTCGTGGCGGCCGTTATATCGCCTTGATCATCGCCGACGACGCATGGAGTGGCGGCGAGGATGCAGAAAGTGGCAGTTGGTGGCTGCGATTGGTCGAACGCTTGGGACGGGACGCACGCTGTGTATTGTTGTTACCCGATACCAATGCGGCGGTTCGGCAAACCTTGCTATGGCGGACCGGGTTCTCGGGACCTGTAACGTTTTCCCAGCACACCCCCAGCCTGTCGCCGGTTGCTGCCCGCTGCGATGCGGCCGTGCAACTGTGCCCGTCGTTCGCAGCAACACCAGCGTCGGGTGCTGAACCGGACTCCGTCGACGCCGGCCTGCCGACCGTGTTATTGGGCGACCACGCCACACCGGATGCTTCGATCGAATCGGCTGCCGTCTTTCTGCCGGTCGGCTGGGCGGGCATCGATCACGCGGGCACCACCGTTCGCGGCGATGGGACGGTTACACTAGGTTTGCAGCCGTTGCCGGATACGGTTCTGCCTCACCCAAACCCCCACCGCGCAGCCGACGTGCTGGCGGAATTTACCAACGCAATCGCGCACCAGGAACGGGCCTAG
- a CDS encoding sensor histidine kinase, with the protein MSDDVRNAKTETTETLRRQYEELAELAGSLAHEIKNPLSVIHMNIDLLSEELGDIEAPARQRAINKVDIVRQQCERMENLLRDFLRFARLREIDLTPGSLNHQIDRVLRAYEAQAEQQNVDVEMYLDADLPAIMLNSDTLQAALMNLVKNALEAMQHGGQLVVRTYSTRGGVALELIDNGPGMEDSTVIHMFEPFYSTKSGGSGLGLPTARKIIEAHGGGITVQSEPGRGTRFVLAFPVPRRLGGGG; encoded by the coding sequence ATGTCGGACGACGTACGGAACGCAAAGACGGAAACCACCGAAACGCTCCGCAGGCAGTACGAGGAACTGGCGGAGTTGGCCGGTTCCTTGGCGCACGAAATTAAAAACCCGCTATCGGTGATTCATATGAACATCGACTTGTTAAGCGAGGAGTTGGGCGATATCGAAGCTCCCGCGCGACAACGGGCGATCAACAAAGTCGATATCGTGCGGCAACAGTGCGAGCGGATGGAAAACCTGCTGCGCGACTTTCTGCGCTTCGCTCGGCTGCGTGAAATCGACCTCACCCCCGGCAGCCTGAATCACCAGATCGATCGCGTCCTGCGGGCCTATGAAGCGCAGGCCGAACAGCAGAACGTGGACGTCGAAATGTATCTGGACGCCGACCTGCCGGCGATCATGTTGAACAGCGACACGCTGCAGGCGGCGCTGATGAATCTGGTCAAAAATGCCCTCGAAGCGATGCAGCATGGCGGGCAATTGGTGGTTCGCACCTACAGCACCCGCGGCGGGGTGGCGTTGGAATTAATCGACAACGGGCCGGGCATGGAAGACAGCACGGTGATCCACATGTTCGAACCGTTTTACAGCACCAAGAGCGGCGGCTCGGGCCTGGGCCTGCCGACGGCGCGGAAAATCATCGAAGCCCACGGCGGCGGAATCACCGTGCAAAGTGAACCCGGCCGCGGCACGCGATTCGTGCTGGCCTTCCCCGTGCCGCGACGATTAGGAGGCGGGGGGTAG
- a CDS encoding galactitol-1-phosphate 5-dehydrogenase — MKALLLTEYEQMIVTDVPEPEVGPADVLVRVEACGICGSDIHGFDGSTGRRIPPLVMGHEAAGVVEAVGEQVTGFAAGDRVTFDSMVSCGECHFCRRGHANLCDNRRVLGVSCGEYRRHGAFAELIAVPQHIVYKLPDGLPSEHAALIEAVSVAVHAANVTPVELGDTALVVGSGMIGLLTLQAIRAAGANTVIAVDVNQKRLDVARQLGADVTLNANEVDVPQRVAELTSGRGADVALEVVGATGTIQTAIAAVRKGGNVTLVGNVSPTIELPLQSVVTREITLRGTCGCNGEYPACIAMMESGAIKVAPLITQQIPLSEGPAWFKRLHAGDPDQMKVVVRPQE; from the coding sequence ATGAAAGCGCTGTTGCTGACCGAATACGAACAGATGATTGTCACGGACGTCCCCGAACCCGAGGTGGGGCCGGCGGACGTGTTGGTACGAGTCGAGGCCTGCGGAATCTGCGGCAGCGACATCCACGGCTTTGACGGCAGCACGGGCCGGCGAATTCCGCCGCTGGTGATGGGCCACGAAGCCGCCGGCGTGGTGGAAGCGGTGGGCGAGCAGGTCACGGGGTTTGCCGCCGGCGACCGCGTCACGTTTGATTCGATGGTGTCCTGCGGCGAATGCCACTTCTGTCGCCGCGGCCATGCCAACCTGTGCGACAACCGCCGCGTGTTGGGCGTGTCCTGCGGCGAGTATCGTCGTCACGGTGCGTTCGCCGAGTTGATCGCGGTGCCCCAGCACATCGTTTACAAACTGCCCGACGGTTTGCCCTCCGAACACGCCGCGCTGATCGAAGCCGTTTCGGTGGCCGTGCACGCCGCCAATGTGACTCCGGTGGAACTGGGTGATACGGCTCTGGTCGTCGGCTCCGGGATGATCGGATTGTTAACGCTGCAAGCGATCCGCGCCGCCGGCGCCAACACGGTGATCGCCGTCGACGTCAACCAAAAACGCCTCGACGTCGCTCGCCAACTGGGCGCCGATGTCACGCTGAACGCCAACGAAGTAGACGTGCCACAGCGGGTCGCGGAACTGACGAGTGGACGCGGCGCGGACGTGGCGTTAGAAGTGGTCGGCGCCACCGGCACGATCCAGACCGCCATCGCTGCGGTCCGCAAAGGCGGCAACGTGACCCTGGTCGGCAACGTCAGCCCCACGATCGAGTTGCCTTTGCAATCGGTCGTCACCCGCGAAATTACGCTGCGAGGAACCTGTGGCTGCAACGGCGAATACCCGGCCTGCATCGCGATGATGGAAAGCGGAGCAATCAAGGTGGCGCCATTGATCACCCAGCAGATCCCCCTGTCCGAAGGCCCCGCCTGGTTCAAACGCCTGCACGCCGGCGACCCCGATCAAATGAAAGTCGTCGTCCGACCGCAGGAGTGA